ATTGTGCCCGTCTACTTTTACCCAGCTGGTTTCTTCACGAAGCCTCAATCCTTCACACGTAGGACAAAGTGTTTTTCCTCTGTAGCGGGAAAGCATTACTCTGTATTGGATTTTATAAAGGTTTTCTTCAAGCATTTTGAAGAAATTATTGATGGATGGGAAACTGCTTTTTCCGTCACCTTTCCAAAGGAAGTTTTTCTGTTCTTTTGTTAATTGGTGATATGGTTTATGAATAGGGAAGTCTCCTGCTTTTTTGATGAAGTCTTTTTTCCACTCACTCATGGTTTCACCTCTCCAGCTTACAACGGCATCTTCGTAGATGGATAATGTTTTATTGGGAACTACAAGATCTTCATCTATTCCGATTACTTTTCCGTATCCTTCACATGCAGGACATGCTCCATATGGGTTATTAAAGCTGAAAAAATGAACATTCGGTTCAAGAAACTCCATTCCGTCCAGTTCAAACTTATTGGAGAATTCTTTTACTTTTTCAGTATCTGTATTTTTTAACGAACAATAGCCGCGTCCTTCATAAAATGCCATCTGAATAGAGTCTGCAAGTCTTTGTAAAAAGCTTTCGTCTTCTTCATAGGAGAAACGGTCAATAACGAGATTGATCGTCATTCCTTTTTCAGGGGTAAATCCAAAGCTTTCCAGATCTTCAATTCCTGCTAAGTTTCCGTTGATTTCAAGTCTTGTGAAACCTGCCAGTTTCAAAATATTCAGGGTTTCTTTGAAATTGTCAGCATCATATTCCAAAGGAGCTGTTAATAAAAAAGAAGTATCTTTTTTGGAAGCTTTGATAAAATCTACCACATCAGAAACCGAATCTTTTTTTACTTCTTCTCCCGAAACAGGAGAAAAGGTTTTCCCGATTCTGGCAAAAAGAAGCTTCATATAATCGTAGATCTCCGTAGATGTTCCTACAGTAGAACGCGGATTGGAAGAAATTACTTTCTGCTGGATTGCAATAGACGGCGCAAGTCCTTTGATATCATCTACTTTTGGCTTTTCTAATTTTCCCAAAAACTGACGCGCATAAGAACTTAAACTTTCAACATACCTTCTTTGCCCTTCAGCATAAATGGTATCAAAGGCCAAAGATGACTTCCCGCTTCCTGAAACTCCTGTAATAACAATCAGTTTATTCTTCGGGATCAGGACATCTATATGTTTCAGATTGTTAAGATGTGCATTCTTAACGAAGATCTGTTTTTTTATGTCTATTTCTGTTGTATTAGCCATATTTTGTTTATTCATAAAGGTGACTGTACAGCATTAAGGCCGCCAGTATAATGGTGTTTTGCCACTGAATATTTCAGGGCTGTCATCAATTGAATCCCGAATCTATCTGATCACTGTAACATTATTTTATTAAAAAATACAGTTTCAAAATACAGTTGAAAAGAATAGTTTCATCATAAAAATTAAGACCCACAAAATTACGAATTTTTACTGGAAATTTTATGCATATCTTATTGTTAAAAATTATTATCATAAGCAGTAAATTAGGAGGGTAAAATTGAAATATAATCATTGGAAAATAATAAAATGAAGTAGGTTTTGTGATTTATTCTTGTTTTGTTGTTTATTTTACAGTATTCAATATAGTTTTAGAAATTATGTTATATTTTTTTATTGAACTATTGTTTTGTGTTTTAAAATTATTTAAAATTGTACTCTTAAATATGTAATATAGAAATGAGAAAATTATTCAGAGATCTGGTTACACATTTAATGAAGAAAAGATAGAATTACTCCCTCACAAAGATGCAGCATTACGCTGCATCTTTTTTTATGACAACTATCATTTGTCTGTCTTGGTGAACTCCCTTACTTTTGGGATCTGTTATAAAAAACTACGGAAACGATTATGATCAAAAAGATAGGAAGTGCTTTTTTTCTGGGATCTTTACTTTGGGTAAATGCACAGGAGAAGACAACAGATATTGAAAGCATTGAATTTCAGGGAAAATTTATCTCTACACCTTATAAAAGTGCCAATCAGAATATCAGCGTTATCAGCAGAGAAGATATTGTAAATTCTCCTGCTAAAAGTATCGATGAAATCCTTCAGCAGGTGCCAGGAATGGACATCAGAAGGAGAGGTGCCAATGGGGTGCAGAGTGATATTGGTTTCCGGGGAAGTTCTTTTGAGCAGGTTCTTCTGCTTCTGAACGGAATCAGGATGAATGACTCCCAGACCGGACATAATAATATGAATATCCCGGTGGATCTTGATGACGTAGAAAGAATAGAAATCATAAAAGGGCCGGCTGCCAGACGTTTTGGACAGAATGCTTATGCCGGTGTTATTAATATTATTACCAAAGCTGTTCCTGGAAAAAAAGTGAAAATCAGTGCGGATGGAGGAGATTTCAGTACTTACGGTCTTGGATTCAATGCTCAGATAGGAAATGAAAAGTTTACCAACTCTCTTCAGGCCAATTCTGCTTCTTCGGAAGGATATATGTTTAATACTGATTATGAGATCAGGAATGTCTTTTATCAGGGAAAACTGAATATCAAAAATGGAGATGTGAGAGTACAGGCTGGTTTTTCGGAAAAGAAATTCGGGGCCAATGGTTTTTATGCTTCCAGCACTGCAACAAAACAATATGAGGAAACACAGGCTTCTATTGTAAGTGTAGCACATCAGCAGACTTTTGGAAAGCTGAAACTTAATTCAAATGTATACTGGAGAAGAGGGCAGGATATGTATCTTTATGACAGATGGGATCCGGATTTTTACAGAAATATGCACATTGGAAATAATGTAGGTGGCGAAGTGAATTCCAGCTACCAGTGGGGATTGGGAACAACCGGAATTGGGGTAGAGCTTAGAAAAGAATTTCTGGCGAGCAGTAATCTGGGTGACAGAAACCGCTTTGTATCTCAGGTTTTCTTTGAACATCATTTTTCATTACTGGATAAGAAACTTAACATCAGTCCGGGGATCTCCTGGGCCAACTATTCTAAAGAAGGGAATTTCTTTTATCCTGGGCTGGATGTCGGCTATAACTTTAATCCTAATAATAAAATCTACGGAAATATTGCGAAAGTACACCGTATACCAACCTTTACCGAACTTTATTATGTCAGTAGAACGGAACAGGGAAATCCTGATTTACAGCCTGAAAATGCAGTATCATCAGAAGTTGGATATCAATATCAGAACAACAGGATTTTAGCTAAAATAAGCGGATTTTTAAGAAATTCCAGCAATTCTATTGATTGGGTTAAAAATGACCTGAAAGACAAAGTCTGGTTTGCAGAAAATGTAGGAGATATCAAAACTAAAGGGATTGAAGCAGAGTGGAGCCACAGACCGGTAGACTGGCTAAAGTATACGATTGGATATACTTATATTGACAGCCAATATGAAGAAAAAAATGGTTTGGTTTCAAGATATATTCTGGACAATCTGAGACATCAGTTTATTTCCAAATTAGAGGTGAAATTCCTGAAAAACTTTACCAATGAGCTTGTTTACCGTTACAACGAAAGAGTGAATCTGGGAACTTATAATCTTGTTGATGAAAAGTTGAGTTTTGCTAAAAAAGACTACTCAGTTTATGTTTTGATTAACAATATTACCAATACAAACTATACGGAAGCGTTTGGAGTGGCAATGCCGCAAAGGTGGTTCCACATTGGGTTTTCTTATACAATTAATATTAAGTAGGTGTTAATTCAATATTAATGAAAGTTAATATTAACAAATTGTTAAAAAATATACATTTGCAAAAATTTTTTATGAAACGTCTTATAGGCCTAGGTTTACTACTTGGAATTTCTTTTTTTAAAGCACAGGAACACATTTCCAGCTTCAATGCAGTGACTCTGACCTATAAGTTTCATCCGAAATTTTTCCTTTATGCAGAAGGACAGATGCGTGGCAACGAAGATTATACCTACCCTGATTATTATGAGATAAAAGGAGGGCTAGGGTATAATCTTACCAAAAACCACAAACCTTTTGTAGGATTGGGAAGATATGTGAACTATAAAGAGCACAGCTTAAGCAGAGAGGAGTTCAGAGTATGGCTTCAGGATGTCATTGATATTAAAAAAGGCATCGTAAAGTTTGAAAACCGTTTTCGTGTTGAAAAAAGCTGGTTCTATGAGCCCAAAACAGATCTTACTTCCCAGAGAATGCGTTACAGATATCGTCTGAATGTAAGTGTTCCTTTAAATTCCAAAACCATTAAGAAAGGAACTGTCTTCGCTAATGCATATGATGAAGTCTTCTTTGTAAGCCCGATGAAGCCTAGTTTTGCCAGAAACAGAGTTTATGGTGGTTTCGGCTATCAGATTGATGATTATTTTGGAATCGTGAGCGGATATCTTTGGCAGCGTGAATTTGAAGCGAAAGGGAATAAAAATTTACATTTTATCTACCTTGCTTTAAACATCAATATAGATGGAACAGATCATCACACGAAAACCTACGATTTCCCTGGTGCGGATTAATTCTTATTTAAACTTGATTGAAAATTTAATAAATCCAGCTTAGAATTAAAATAGTGATCATTGAGTAATGCCCTATATTTTTCAATCAGTGAAGATACAGAACCTACCTCATGCTCAAGATATTTGTCTTTGTTGAAGTAAATATATTCAGAATCTACAAATTCCTGAAAAAGGGTTTTATCTTCATCGGTTAAGGCTTCCCTATAAGCTGAGTTTTCAAGAAGTTCTCTGGTTTTTTGCTTAAAGGGTTCTTCTGCTTTTAATAGCTTGGCTCTATGTTTACGGATTTCGTCAAAGGGTAAAGTGACTGTCATAAACTGCAGATATGCGGTAAACTCATTAAGACTTTTCTGGAAATCATCATATTCTTTATCTATGACCGCCAGGTTTTTATACTTGGCGAGCAGATCTTTTTTCAGATCCTCATTAGAAATACGGTAATAATGCTGAAAGATTGCTTTATCGTTTTCCAGAAGCTCTTCTTTTACCCTTATCAGTTGGTTTTCCAATTTAGGAATAAGGGTTCCGGCATCTTTTGATTTGTATAGACTGCCATCAAATCTGAAGGTTTTTATTTCTTTCGGATAGGACGCCAGGTACTGCAGAGTCTGTATATCACTCTCTATTCCGGATTTCTCGTAGATTAAAGATACTTTTTTGTCACTGAAAAGATCAGAAGACTGATGAGGTAAGGAACTTGAAATTACAGAATCAATATTTTCTACAATAGGATTATGTCTTTCGTAATACCCGTTAAAATCTGAGCTGAAAGTTTGATAGGTAATATTATCCAGATAAAGTTTTACAAAGTTTTCATCATCTATCACTTCTCCTACATTTTTTACACAGCGTAAAGTAAGGAGTTTTGTGGTCATGATTTCGCAGATATTATCAAAACCACTGATGATTTCTTTTGCATATCTGTGGTCTGCAGCTGTATTCCTTGTTTCGTTTGTTTTAATCCTTTCAATTCTTTTTAGGATATCGGGATGTGAAGTCCATTGATCTTCAATTTCTATTCTGGATTTATTATATCGGGTAAGATCTTCGGCATCTATTTTAGGAAGTCCGTTTACATAAGGATGATTATTTCTTTCACATAAAATTTTCATTAAAGAAATCTGGTTCTTATAAATATCCTTTGGAAGATATTTTTGCCGGCTTTCAACATAAAAATTAAAAGAATAATTAAAAGCTGCATCACTTAATTCCAGCCTTAATAAAGATGAAGCCTGCTCTTCAGGATTGGTAATGAAGGTTGAAATTGCATCAGCATGGTATTCCATTTCTCTCTGGAGAGAAGCATGATTTTTGAAAAGAAAGTTTGAGATACTTTTAAGAACAGATTGGAATGCATTGATGAAACTGACTGATATCAGACCAAAAATTTTAAAAACAGCATTGCCTCCCGAAAATTCCAATATGAAGTTTTCATACTCTTTATTATTGTAAACCGTTTCAAAAATTATTTTTTCAGCCTGATTCACATAACCGCCCACCTTCATGCTTTTTTGAGAGAAATGTCCAAATTCATGGGCTAAAATGGTCCTTAATTCTCCTACACTGGTTGAATTGATAAGTCCAACCCCAATCGTCAGATTTTTCTTTACCGGCAAAAACATACTCCAGAAAACAGAGTTATAGCTTACACTGGCATTTACATCGGGTGAAAGAAAAACTTTTTGTGGTGCTTTTACTTTGGTTTCAGCTATGATTTCATCAATAATGGCAAACAGTGCAGGCTGGTGGGATCTGTTGACTTCTATCAGGTGGCGGGTGCTGTAATGCGTCTTTTTAAAAATGAATTTAACAAGAAATATAAACACAAAAACTCCAACACTTAATAATCCTGCTGCACCAAAAACTGTGAAGTAATTGAGAGAAACACTTAACAGTTTTATTGCCCCGTATCCTAATAAGAAGATCATCAGGAGAGAGGCGAGTATAAGTATCAGATAGATCAGGAAAAAAACCGAAATAGATACAATAGCAGATACCAGCTTGGATTGATAAGCTGATGAAATTTTAGGTAGGTTATTAGTCATGTGTTTTTTATTAATATTTCTCTATCAGATAGCGATAGGCTTTCAGATATTTGTTGAATCTTTTAATATCCTTAGGTGTGAGCTCTCTGTTTACTCTTCTAAGATCCATATTGTCACGAAGGTCATTCAGTTTTACTGCAACAGAGAGCAGAGATCTTTCTGTTCTTTTAATGAAATCATCGTAATCTTCTTCCGGATCAAACTTTGTAAGACAGCTGATGGCGAAAATGATATATTCAGGAAACCCTTCAGACCTTAAATAGTCCAGACTGAATTCCTCCGGATGGTCTTCTACTACATCATGCAGTACTCCAACGATTTTTTCGTCCAGTGTTTTACCATAATTCATTACACGCATTACGTGGGCTATGTAAGGGGCATGATATTTATCGGTTTGTCCTTTATGGGCTTTGTCGGCAATTTTGATTGCTCTATTCAGTAATTCTTCTTTTGTCATTTCTAATGAAAAATAGAGTACAAAAATAAAAAATGCCTTAAAAAAATAAGACATTTTTATTAAGATTATTTCAATTCATTTTAAAGATTTGTTTCATCCTCTATATGAGCGTGTGGAGCATTGTTTTTTACAGATTCTATTCCGTTTTCCATGCCGTTGTCGGATTCATACATCTGGCTAGTTCCTATAATTTGTCCGTTTCCTGCCTTAAGATTGAAATAACATCTGCCGTCGTTGGCTGTATTTCTTTCAAATTTTGAATCTTCCTGTGAATAGGTCTTTACAGATCCTATTCCGTTTTCGCATGATGGTTTTGTGCTGTAACCCTGGCTGGTTAAAATAACCTGCCCGTTTCCTGCTTTGAGGTTAAACTGAAAGTCTCCGTTTGTTCTTTTAGAGATAATAAATTTTCCCATGTTTATAGTTTTTTGAATTTGTGTTGTATTATTTGAATGGTACGCGCTTCTTTGGATTTATCTGGAGTTTATCAGGCGTAATAGCGTTTAGAATTTTGTATTGTGAATAGTCCTTTTCGGGTTCTTTCAAAGCCAGATATACCATAGTGTCGCTGGGTTTTTTGATCAGCATTTTATACAGCCCTTTCTGGGACTTATCTGATTTCAATGCAAAGTATCCGGGAAATTTCCCTTTGCTGACAATTTTTAGGGTATCTGTTTTGGGAATAGGAATTAAGTTTTCCTTTTTTTGCGCAGTCAGAGCAGCAGATATAAGGAATAGGGGAAATAATGTCTTCATGTTATGTTTCGCGTTTTATGATTTTTAGTTATAATAAAATTAACAAAAATTTTTGATATTTAAAGTTTTTTAAACTTCCATTCAGCCGGATATTAAAGAATAATGATAACGTATAATTGTAATTTTATGTTTGGTTTATATTTTAAATATATAAAAAACGCCCCAAAAATGAGGCGTTTTGAATCAAATTTATGGTATTAAAGCCTAATAAGCTCCTTTTTCGATATAGTGAGCCGCCACTTTTTCAGTTAAAGCTACTACATTCGGATGGTTGGTATACTTCGTGAATCTTCTTAATCCGGAAAGCATCATTCTCTGTTCATCTCCTTCAGCGAAAGAAACGATTCCTTCTTTAGCGGCAGTGATGATTTTCTCAACAGCTTTGTAAAGGTTCAATTGAGCCATCGCTGCTTCTACAGATTCAGGTGAGAAGTGTTTCTCAGCTCTTAATACTGCAGATTCTGCCATATAAATCTGGTTTAGGATTTCAGAAGCATTCAATAATAAATGCTGCTGTTTCTCAATATCCATCATGAATTTCTGAAGTGCAGCTCCGGAAACCATCAGAAATACTTTCTTAAGATTTGCAATAATTGCTTTTTCCTCACTCATGAATTCTGAATAATCAGGAACTTCAAATGAAGGGATACCCATCAATTCTTTGCTGATTGCCATTGCAGGAGATAAAAGATCTAATTCACCTTTCATTGCTCGCTTGATAAGCATTCCTACAGCTAATAATCTGTTGATTTCATTGGTACCTTCATAGATTCTTGAAATTCTTGAATCTCTCCATGCTGCTTCCATAGGAGTATCTTCAGAGAATCCCATACCACCATATACCTGAATTCCTTCATCTGCTGTATGCTGAGCAAGGTCAGAAACGAATACTTTAAGGATGGAACATTCTACAGCGAATTCTTCTACACCTTTCAATTCTGCTTCCTGGTGGCTTAATCCACTTGCTACTAATTCGTCTATTTTATCCTGAACGTTTTTAGCTGCTCTGTAAGAACCTGCCTCACTTACGAAAACTCCCGTTGCCATTTCAGCCAGTTTCTTTCGGATTGCTCCGAAAGTAGAAATAGAAACACCAAACTGTTTTCTTTCGTTAGAGTACTGGATAGAGTGGTTTAAGATTCTTCTTTGTGCATCAAGACAAGCTGCTGCCAATTTGATACGGCCTACGTTCAATGCATTTAAAGCGATTTTGAAACCATTGTTTCTTTCTCCTAAAAGATTTTCCACAGGGATTTTCATATCATTGAAGAAAACCTGACGGGTAGAAGATGCACGGATACCTAATTTGTGCTCTTCCTCTCCGAAAGTTAGACTTTCAGGGTTTTCAAGTTCAGATCTGTTGATTACGAAACCTGTGATATTTTTATCATCATCAATTTTAGCGAATAATGTAAATGTATCTGCAAATCCTGCATTAGAAATCCACATTTTCTGGCCATTGATGATATAGTGTTTTCCGTCTTCGGAAAGTTTTGCTCTTGTTTTTCCTGAGTTGGCATCAGAACCGGCATCCGGCTCTGTCAGGCAGTAAGCCCCAAACTTTGCTCCTGTTGCTAAATCCGGAAGGTATTTTTTCTTCTGCTCTTCAGTTCCGTAAAGAACGATAGGAAGAGTTCCGATTCCCGTATGTGCTCCATAAGCTGTTGCTAATGAACCTGTAGTTCCGGAAATGTAATCGCAGGCAAGCATTGTGGTCACGAAGCCCATTCCAAGACCTCCGTATTCTTCAGGAACAGCAATCCCCAACAATCCCATGTCACCCAATTTGCGCATTGTCTCTTCGGTGAATGCATAATCTTTCTTTTCGAAACGTTCTCTTTGAGGAACGACCTCTCTGTCTATGAATTCTTTTGCCGAATCACGAAGCATTTTTTGCTCTTCGTTCAGTTCTTCAACACTGAAAATTTCGTTTGCAGGAATTTGTTTGATTAGGAATTCCCCACCTTTAAGTATATTGCTCATTTGTTATTATTTTAAATTTTAGATTATAAATTTTAAATTAGATTTTATTGTTATAAATTTTCAGATGATGTTTTAATGATTTTAGTCAAAATATTAATGATCATTTCAATGTCTTTTAAATATGAATTGATCTCAATTTGAACAAGATTGGAAGAATCATAAGTTTCAGCCAATATCTTGTTTCTCTCGCTTCTTTATTTGCAATATAGAAAGCTTTGATATGAAATCTTTTTTAGATTGAGCAGCTACAGTTTCTTCTACATTTGCTCCAATGGAAGTTCCAGAACGAAGAATTTGTTTTGATAAAATAAACTCGTTTTGAGATTTACACTCAGTATAAAATTTAATTATTCTTAAGGCAAAATCAAAAGTTTTTATTTGGATCAAACTGTCTTCTTTGAACCCCATCACATCAAAAATTTATAATTTAAAATCTATAATTAATTAAAGTAGTTCAAAAATAGAAGCCGCTCCTTGTCCTGTTCCCACACACATGGAAACCATTCCGTATTTGTTACCTCTTCTTCTCATTTCATCAAGAAGTTGAACTGTTAGCTTGGTTCCTGTACATCCCAGCGGGTGTCCAAGTGCAATAGCTCCTCCGTTTACGTTTAAGATATCAGGATTTAAGCCCAATTCTTTCTTGATGGCAACGGATTGAGAAGCAAAAGCTTCATTAAGTTCGATCAAGTCGATATCTTTTAGTTCTAATCCTGCTTGTTTTAATGCTTTAGGAATAGCGTAGATAGGTCCCATTCCCATGATTCTAGGTTCAAGTCCGGCAGCAGCATAAGCAACTAATCTTGCTTCAGGCTCCAATCCTAATTCTTTTACCATTTCCTCACTCATTACCATTACGAAAGCAGCTCCGTCACTCATTTGAGAAGAGTTTCCGGCAGTTACACTTCCTCCGTTGGCAAATACAGGTCTTAATTTTGCTAAACCAGCTAAAGAAGTATCAGCTCTTGGACCTTCATCTACTGAAAAATCAAACTTTTTAGTCTGCAGTTTCTGATTTTCATCCAGGAAGTTATATTCTACAGGAATCGGAACAATCTGGCTGGCAAATTTTCCTTCCTGATTAGCTTTTAAAGCTTTCATGTGAGATTCAAAAGCAAACTGATCCTGTTCTTCTCTCGTAATATTATACTGTTTTGCTACTTCTTCAGCAGTGTAACCCATTCCCCAGTAGTAATCCGGGTTTGTTTTTGCGATATCCGTTTCAGGAACCGGTTTGTAACCTCCCATTGGGATGTATGACATCGATTCAGTACCTCCGGCGATGATGCAATCTGCCATTCCAGCCTGAATTTTTGCAGAAGCAATAGCAATGGCCTCACTTCCTGAAGCACAATATCTATTGACGGTTACGCCCGGAACTTTATCCGTATTTAATCCCATCAAAGAGATCAGACGTGCAACGTTCAGCCCTTGTTCAGCTTCCGGCATTGCATTTCCTACGATAAGGTCATCAATTCTGTTTTTATCTAATTGTGGTAGCTCAGCCATTAATTTTTCAATAACGGTAGCCGCCATGACATCAGGTCGTGTAAATCTTAAACTTCCTTTTGGAGCTTTTCCAACGGCAGTTCTGAAACCTTTTACTATATATGCTGTCTTTGACATTGTTTTATTATTAATTGTTATAAAAATTAACCATACTGTTTGTCATGCTAAAAAGCATCTTTCCAATGTTTTGATTCCTTCGGAATGACAAAGTGTTCGTTAATTATTTTTTTGAAATGATTAGTTTCTTAATGGTTTTCCGTTCTGTAACATGTACTGGATTCTTTCTAAAGTTTTTCTTTCTCCACAAAGCTGAAGGAAGGTTTCTCTTTCAAGATTCAGCAAGTATTGTTCTGTAACAACTGTTGGTTCAGATAGATTTCCACCTACCATTACGTTGGCTAGTTTATCTGCAATTTTCTTATCATGTGCAGAGATGAAGTTTCCGGTTAACATCTGGTCAGTTCCTACATAGAACATTCCTAATGCATCTTTACCAAGAACTTTTACTTTTTGCTCGATTGGCTGAGTATATCCTTGTTCTGCCAATAGTTTTGCTACTTTTTTAGCTTCTGCAATCTGTCTGTTTTTGCTTACAGAAACGATGTCTTTCCCTTTTTCAAGGATTCCCATATCGTAAGCTTCATAAGCAGAAGTAGCTACTTTACCCATTGCGATGTTCATGAAAGCTTCACGAAGTCTGTTGTTTTTAACATCATCGCTGTGGAATTCTCTGGAAGTTCTTAAAGTCAATTCTTTAGTACCACCTCCGCCAGGAATTACACCAACTCCGGTTTCTACAAGTCCGATGTACGTTTCTGCTGCTGCAACCACTCGGTCGGCGTGCATTGTCATTTCGCATCCTCCACCGAGAGTCATTCCGTGAGGAGCAACAACTACAGGAATAGAGGAGTAACGTACTCTCATCATTGATTTCTGGAAGTAAGCGATTGCCATATTCAAATCATCCCAATCCTGCTCGATAGCCATCATAAGGATCATAGCAAGGTTAGCTCCTACTGAGAAGTTAGCTCCTTGGTTTCCTACAACTAATCCGTCATATTCTTTTTCTGCTAAATCAATCGCTCTGTTTAATCCATCAAGAACTTCGCCTCCAAGAGAGTTCATTTTTGAACGGATCTCGAAGTTGATGATTCCGTCTCCTAAATCTTCAATAGCAGCACCGGAATTACTCCAAAGCGTTTTATTTTTTCTGATATTGTCTAAGATAATGAATGCATCCTGACCAGGGATTTTGTTGTATTCTCCTGAGTTTTTGTCAACATAAATGCTTTGTCCTTCATCATTTACTTTATAGAAGGTCTCTACGTTTTTGACCCAGTCTGAAACTTCGTAGCCTGCATCTTTTGCCAGTTCAATACCTTTTGCAACGCCTACAGCATCCCAGATTTCAAATGGTCCGTTTTCCCATCCGAAACCAGCTCTCATGGCATCGTCAATTTTGTAAACTTCGTCAGAGATTTCAGGAACTTTATGTGAAATGTAAGCGAATAATGCTCCTAAAGATTTTCTATACAATTCACCGGCTTTATCTTTACCTCCGATCAGAACTTTGAATCTGTCAATTGGTTTATCAATAGCTTTTGTTAATTCTAAAGTAGGGAATGATGATTTTCCTTGAAGTTCATACTCTAAAGTATCAAGGTTTAATCCATGAATTTCAGATTTTCCTTCTGCGTTTTTCACTTTTTTATAGAAACCTTGTTCTGTTTTTGAACCTAGCCATTTATTATCCATCATTTTCTGGATATAGCCCGGAAGAGCAAAAACATCATTGAAATCATTGGCTTCAGCACCGCTCTGACGAACTCCATTGGCTACCATTACCAATGTATCAAGGCCTACAACGTCAGCTGTTCTGAACGTGGCAGATTTCGGACGTCCAATTACAGGACCTGTTAATTTATCAACATCAGAAACGGTAAGTCCTAATTTCTGTACATTATGAAGAAGATCCATCATAGAGAACACTCCAATTCTGTTGGCGATGAAAGCAGGTGTATCTTTGGCTAAAACAGTAGTTTTACCTAAGAATTTCGCCCCGTAGTTCATATAGAAATCTATAATTTCAGGAGCTGTATCATTGGTAGGGATAATCTCTAAAAGAGGAAGGTATCTTACCGGGTTGAAGAAGTGTGTCCCTGCGAAATATTTTTTGAAATCTTCGCTTCTTCCTTCAGTAAGGAAGTGAATAGGAATACCGGAAGTATTAGAAGAAATCAGTGTTCCCGGTTTTCTGAACTGTTCAATCTTTTCGTATACAGACTTCTTGATGTCAAGTCTTTCTACTACTACTTCAATGATCCAGTCTGTGTTTTTTATTTTCGGAAGATCATCATCGAA
The window above is part of the Chryseobacterium sp. MA9 genome. Proteins encoded here:
- a CDS encoding TonB-dependent siderophore receptor; protein product: MIKKIGSAFFLGSLLWVNAQEKTTDIESIEFQGKFISTPYKSANQNISVISREDIVNSPAKSIDEILQQVPGMDIRRRGANGVQSDIGFRGSSFEQVLLLLNGIRMNDSQTGHNNMNIPVDLDDVERIEIIKGPAARRFGQNAYAGVINIITKAVPGKKVKISADGGDFSTYGLGFNAQIGNEKFTNSLQANSASSEGYMFNTDYEIRNVFYQGKLNIKNGDVRVQAGFSEKKFGANGFYASSTATKQYEETQASIVSVAHQQTFGKLKLNSNVYWRRGQDMYLYDRWDPDFYRNMHIGNNVGGEVNSSYQWGLGTTGIGVELRKEFLASSNLGDRNRFVSQVFFEHHFSLLDKKLNISPGISWANYSKEGNFFYPGLDVGYNFNPNNKIYGNIAKVHRIPTFTELYYVSRTEQGNPDLQPENAVSSEVGYQYQNNRILAKISGFLRNSSNSIDWVKNDLKDKVWFAENVGDIKTKGIEAEWSHRPVDWLKYTIGYTYIDSQYEEKNGLVSRYILDNLRHQFISKLEVKFLKNFTNELVYRYNERVNLGTYNLVDEKLSFAKKDYSVYVLINNITNTNYTEAFGVAMPQRWFHIGFSYTINIK
- a CDS encoding DUF2490 domain-containing protein, producing MKRLIGLGLLLGISFFKAQEHISSFNAVTLTYKFHPKFFLYAEGQMRGNEDYTYPDYYEIKGGLGYNLTKNHKPFVGLGRYVNYKEHSLSREEFRVWLQDVIDIKKGIVKFENRFRVEKSWFYEPKTDLTSQRMRYRYRLNVSVPLNSKTIKKGTVFANAYDEVFFVSPMKPSFARNRVYGGFGYQIDDYFGIVSGYLWQREFEAKGNKNLHFIYLALNINIDGTDHHTKTYDFPGAD
- a CDS encoding M48 family metallopeptidase, yielding MTNNLPKISSAYQSKLVSAIVSISVFFLIYLILILASLLMIFLLGYGAIKLLSVSLNYFTVFGAAGLLSVGVFVFIFLVKFIFKKTHYSTRHLIEVNRSHQPALFAIIDEIIAETKVKAPQKVFLSPDVNASVSYNSVFWSMFLPVKKNLTIGVGLINSTSVGELRTILAHEFGHFSQKSMKVGGYVNQAEKIIFETVYNNKEYENFILEFSGGNAVFKIFGLISVSFINAFQSVLKSISNFLFKNHASLQREMEYHADAISTFITNPEEQASSLLRLELSDAAFNYSFNFYVESRQKYLPKDIYKNQISLMKILCERNNHPYVNGLPKIDAEDLTRYNKSRIEIEDQWTSHPDILKRIERIKTNETRNTAADHRYAKEIISGFDNICEIMTTKLLTLRCVKNVGEVIDDENFVKLYLDNITYQTFSSDFNGYYERHNPIVENIDSVISSSLPHQSSDLFSDKKVSLIYEKSGIESDIQTLQYLASYPKEIKTFRFDGSLYKSKDAGTLIPKLENQLIRVKEELLENDKAIFQHYYRISNEDLKKDLLAKYKNLAVIDKEYDDFQKSLNEFTAYLQFMTVTLPFDEIRKHRAKLLKAEEPFKQKTRELLENSAYREALTDEDKTLFQEFVDSEYIYFNKDKYLEHEVGSVSSLIEKYRALLNDHYFNSKLDLLNFQSSLNKN
- a CDS encoding phosphohydrolase; its protein translation is MTKEELLNRAIKIADKAHKGQTDKYHAPYIAHVMRVMNYGKTLDEKIVGVLHDVVEDHPEEFSLDYLRSEGFPEYIIFAISCLTKFDPEEDYDDFIKRTERSLLSVAVKLNDLRDNMDLRRVNRELTPKDIKRFNKYLKAYRYLIEKY
- a CDS encoding YegP family protein → MGKFIISKRTNGDFQFNLKAGNGQVILTSQGYSTKPSCENGIGSVKTYSQEDSKFERNTANDGRCYFNLKAGNGQIIGTSQMYESDNGMENGIESVKNNAPHAHIEDETNL